A stretch of the Halictus rubicundus isolate RS-2024b chromosome 16, iyHalRubi1_principal, whole genome shotgun sequence genome encodes the following:
- the LOC143362031 gene encoding uncharacterized protein LOC143362031, with protein sequence MSNEIDSVVRRSIPCYFCNEFLDQRHLFDHVKHCGSVLMECPYRCGVYVPRKTMEDHRRSCDKNATMRLGQIREVQDCLWRNKVFSALTLLRSAIHNLEEERNDLRDKLNRCVELFRSQQESIDTLPPLEERLTRLEICCDNMEHRNNLSFQRISRQLRLLHDDLIHEQNERDRAQNNWSTEFNDFRSFLTPEKLETSKAWQQEQRQLIHDLKLELEMRCKSSNESTERQNLLTRKVDVLAEEARAQKAIVAEQKTIVKGLKFQAKENLEYLEELIKESQRCSTVRSCTECLCDRESSGRFPTNGRLLWRIDRYKENMSEAKESETVLYSPRFSNKEYGYNLRVELYLNGLGRWKGRHIVGCLRVEKGEWDPLLDWPCILRATVTLRNQENPALDVKKLVKAVGRGNTDLENLNKESGIYMFIPHTTLTRYSGHVKDNAMFLDIQVTDIRTASTQSLVA encoded by the coding sequence ATGAGCAACGAAATCGATTCCGTGGTACGTCGGAGCATACCGTGTTATTTTTGCAACGAGTTTCTCGACCAAAGACATCTGTTCGATCATGTGAAACACTGCGGATCGGTACTGATGGAATGTCCGTATCGGTGCGGAGTCTACGTGCCCCGAAAAACCATGGAGGACCATCGAAGATCCTGCGATAAAAATGCAACGATGCGGCTCGGTCAGATCAGGGAGGTGCAGGACTGTTTGTGGAGGAACAAAGTGTTCTCCGCGTTAACGTTGCTCCGGTCCGCGATCCACAACCTGGAGGAGGAACGGAACGATCTTCGGGACAAGCTGAATCGGTGCGTAGAGCTGTTCCGTTCTCAGCAAGAGTCGATCGACACGTTACCGCCGCTGGAGGAACGTTTGACTCGATTGGAGATTTGCTGCGACAACATGGAACACCGCAACAATCTCAGCTTCCAGCGGATCTCTCGTCAGTTGAGGCTGCTGCACGACGATCTGATTCACGAGCAGAACGAACGCGACCGTGCGCAAAACAACTGGAGCACCGAATTCAACGATTTCAGATCGTTCCTAACCCCAGAGAAGCTCGAAACGAGCAAAGCCTGGCAGCAGGAGCAACGGCAGCTGATCCACGACCTCAAGTTGGAACTGGAAATGCGTTGCAAAAGCTCGAACGAGTCAACGGAGCGACAGAATCTTCTGACTCGGAAGGTCGACGTTCTGGCGGAAGAAGCGCGAGCGCAGAAGGCGATAGTGGCGGAACAGAAAACTATCGTCAAGGGACTGAAGTTTCAGGCGAAGGAGAACCTCGAGTATCTCGAGGAACTGATCAAAGAGAGTCAGAGGTGTTCGACCGTGCGATCCTGCACCGAGTGTCTGTGCGATCGCGAGTCTTCCGGTCGATTTCCAACGAACGGTCGACTGTTGTGGAGGATCGACCGGTACAAAGAAAATATGTCCGAGGCGAAAGAAAGCGAGACCGTTCTGTATAGTCCgagattctcgaacaaagaatACGGGTACAATCTGAGAGTCGAGTTATACTTGAACGGTTTAGGAAGATGGAAGGGTCGACACATCGTCGGATGCCTTCGCGTGGAAAAGGGCGAGTGGGATCCGCTGTTGGATTGGCCCTGTATTCTTCGAGCCACCGTCACCTTGAGAAATCAAGAAAACCCGGCCCTCGACGTCAAGAAGCTCGTCAAGGCCGTTGGTCGGGGTAACACAGACTTGGAAAACCTCAACAAAGAATCTGGCATTTATATGTTCATTCCGCACACCACTCTGACTCGGTACTCCGGACATGTCAAGGATAACGCGATGTTTCTCGATATCCAAGTGACGGATATAAGAACCGCGTCTACGCAGTCTTTGGTGGCATGA